AAGATCTAAGCAATCGCTATTCATTGTTACTGTCTTGGAAGATGCAGCCCAATAAGACCGGAGTCTGTGTCTGTCCGCAAGCATgaactatactttttattacgAAACTAGTAACATAGAGTTAAAATTGCTTTGCGACTTCCCGCATAGGTCTTTAGTCCTTTAGGCCTTTAGTCCTTTAATCCTTTAGTCCTTTAGGCCTTTAGGCCTTTAGGCCTTTAGGCCTTTAGTCCTTTAGGCCTTTAGTCCTTTAGGCCTTTAGGCCTTTGGGCCTTTAGTCCTTTATGCATTTAGTCCTTTAGGCATTTAGTCCTTTAGGCCTTCAGTCCTTTAGGCCTTTAGTCCTTTAGGCCTTTAGGCCTTTAGGCCTTTAGTCCTTTAGGCCTTTAGTCCTTTAGGCCTTTAGGCCTTTGGGCCTTTAGTCCTTTAGGCCTTTAGTCCTTTAGGCCTTTAGTAGTTGgctataatcaccatgctgaGCAGACaggttggtagtagtagcacagaataCGCTGCGGcccgttctccattatgtttCCTTAGTTGCCTCGTTGCCTCAATTTAACCTAGAAAATAACTGGAGGAATGGAAAGCTACCCCAAAACAGACCTCTTCGATCGGTTTTCATCTGCTTCGTAACCTGTTGTGTCGTCTGACCCGGATAAGAACAGAGCATGGACGCTGCCACTGTCTTTTGCATAACTGGGGTTGGAAATGGCCCATCTGCTACATGTGGCTGTGTAGAAGTGGTGTCGTCGCCACAGCTTTTAAGtcatctcatctcatctcatcaacccattgctggccaactacagggcacgggtctacgaGCAAGGCAATAACGCCAGCATTTAGAAAGGCAAGTAGAGTCAgcgttttgggtaccatgccccgTAAGTGACGGTTAggcggcttatatttattgtaaatattaatgttcgtAGTTTTGATTGTATATACTATTATTTctctgtaataataattattttgataatatttatatatatatatatttattattatatatatatatttattgaattaaaacaaTTCCTGCGATCATTAAGTACTGATTTAAtggataaaaaattcaaaatcagaACGGCTTACagcttacaaatattttataacaggtacttaagtataaagtgcttacataataataattatacaataaataaataaccttcaggattatttttatctaaaggCTAGTGGTGTGCGAATACACGTAACGTCCAATTACTTATAACTAATCAAACgataagatatattatatttgtaggtATATCATAGTATTATTAGAATGATCCTAATGTTTTTTTCAATCTTACGTAAGTCGAGTTAAACATGGCATTATGTTATTACAATAGAAGgaaagaaaacttttatttgagtctacacaaatataaaaatataaaacttaaaatcgtCACATCGTACTTGTGCGAATGAAATGGTCTTTACTTAATACAATAGTTGCTTGCTCGGTTGCATCCAAGTTgcaagagtcgttttcgagtacggAATATATAATAGCTGAAATTCGCCTACACTTCTTTATCacgcttttgacagaacgtttgtaaagcAAAAATTGGACGGTTGGACAATATGTATGAATACatatatttgttaatgttaaagggtagaatatacataaataagtagTTATTAAGCACGTTTCGTTTTctcatttacaaaatattttcacgATTTTTTACAGTAAATTCCTTAGATTCGTAAATAATGCATATTTTACCTACTTTTCGATGTCCACCGATTAATTGTGCTCATGGCaccagtatattatattaaatttacaaaattatctatattataaaataccagGTGATTCATATCTATATAATCTCAAGACTTATAGGCCgacaatataataatgttattgaaTATGTCGTTATATATTTGTCAGACCaaataagaataagaataaatttaagtattcttATTCGTTCTTCTCTTTCTTCCTTTTCTCCTTTAAAtacgtataatttttattgttactttaacaataaaaaaagcttctggttttaaaaaaaacttcaaaaaaaagtaattaatcaTTTCGATATTCACCAAAAGAACATTCGCACACCCCTTCTTAGAATTATGTAAAGTTtaactttcataaataaaagGTAAAGGAAATCTAAGCGAAGGCAGATTTGCGGGTCGAAGCTCGATTTTTATTTCTggaaaacaacaaataaaattcattagttttttaatttaattttacagatTACTAAATTTGTACCAATACTTAGAAGAAATGTCAAACATGAAATGTCGGGTTCAAGACCTGCCAGTTCCGtcattttttaatacattttgtaatTGACTTGAAAATTTAcgcgtttttttaaaaatcctgcgGTAACCGTTAAATTTCCCGGAATTAAAAGTATCTAAGAGGTTTCACCAGGATACATTTTACCTCTGTGCAAGATTTCTCCAAGCTCGATATAGCTGTGAAACCGTACAAATGTATGAAAGGTTATTCAAATCCCCCTTAACGGTAACTTTTCCGGAATtaaagtcatttatttatttacttaaagtgtacaaaaaaaaaaaatacttatagctagcctcagaaaaccacccaggtttaatatatactaacagagaattaagtgtaggtacgttaactacagaacattattgccagtttaccatgttgtgtataaaaatgaacataagtgacttaaaaagaaggacttcagctttttcttaatattacgaggattaatattgtctcgtacaACAGTGGATATGTTCATTTGTACTAAGCAAGgtatatatgtgccaaatttcctTAAGATCGGATCAGTTGTTGATCCAAAAAtatatagcaaataaaaaaacattgtgtctttttgtttattaatatgaaaGTATTTAAGGATAAATAAAGTAGTATGTATACGTCATCATCAAGTGTAATCAAAGTATAGCTGCAGTATTATCAATGTATGGGTATATAGGCCTCCTATGGTTCAATGTCAGTCACTTCTTTGTCACCACCTTAGTGACAAAGAAGTACCGTCAAGCTgtttagcgtaccggtacgatacCACCTAGACACCATTGGGGGTACCATAAACCAAACAGATTACCCCGCTACTATCATAGATGTCACTCTTAGGTGAGATTggagtcaaaggctaacttgtactggaataaaagaaaaagttaacCACAATACTTCTGGACCGCGACACCACCACTTCAGcagtaattttaaacatatgtacacaaataaataatacataaaatgtatttataaaggaGAAAAAGTGCGATAATCGCCTCGTATTAAGCTGAGATGGTTGCTTAAACAaacgttaataaaatttttcgtctGTAAATCTTTTCATGTATATTGTACCGGATGTTTggaactactgaaccgattttaacggTTCTTTCATAGATAAATAGTGGattatacaaaatgtaataaagactaaagtaacataatttttatttcgaaaatataTCCATAAGGAGGTGAAAAGGGGGTAGTATCGTGTTGTTGTAGTTATACACTAAGAAAGGGTTTTACCAAAATTGATCCCATAAAGGGGTGAAATTGAGATTGGACGGTTACAAAAATTCTACATGTTagattaatagttttatttaaaagactGTACCTCCAACTGTTATTagaggaaataatatataataatctactttttagaaattattatttgcaGATAAACATGTAGTATTACCAAAAACCCTATTAGGCTTacgaattttaaataacaatcttAATGTATACCTAAAATTGTTATTATGTTATTGGAGTTTATTTATGAACAATGTTTTAGTTAAGTACCGTAAAAAAGGTATACTCACATATTCGTAGCAACACTCGACTCCGAGGTGTTTCTGTAAAGGACACAAGTCAACTTGGCTCTGAGCTAGTTCCCCGCATTCATTCTTGGGCTGGCAGAGACCGCCTTGACGGACGCAAGCCTCCTCCAGGATGAACGCTGgaataacaaaaacataacaTCATTAGCCACTTAACGTGCAGCACGGCtatcatgggcaggagacaattatctccccggggaagggatataaaaatatcttctcccacagctttatcaactctcatgGTGCATaaaaacgtgtccacctgctaaatcaagggaacatggaatagaagaagtttacccccgtttattatttacacatatattatttgcatattatatgtgtaaataatacgattggcgcagtgggcagcgaccctgctttctgagtccaaggccgtgggttcgattcccacaactggaaaatgtttgtgtgaagaacatgaatgtttttcagtgtctgggtgtttatatgtatattattcataaaaatattcatcagttatcttagtacccataacacaagctactcttactttgggactagatggcggtgtgtgtattgtcgtagtatatttatttatttatttatattatttccacttgtgcgccagtgctccgagagttgatgAAGCGGTGGgagaatatacatttttatcctttctccgtagagataattgtctcctgcccatgctagccgtgctggctAGGTTCAGACCTCCTCTACCATTGTTTTCGTTGGTCAGGTGGTTACCATGTTTCACTACGGATGCCTTTTTCTACattcaaaatacctatgtaatcattcttaattattaatttattttcacaacGAGATTATCTCATATGTGTAGGTTtgtaaaactaaatcaaataggtaaaatattaaaactttgaaACCAAAATAATTACAGAGCAAATAAAGTTGCGCTTTTAATTTGCAGAGCCGAGAGGAAGGAGGATGAGtaggtatttcattttataaatagtaaaagTAGCACAAATGTATATAGACACCCAAAAGATTTACTCTAACGAGTATGCTATGATAATTTCATAATGAGACAACAAATATtgtcaaatgtaaaatgtttatcttAGTTTGGGTAGTAAACTACTGTGGGAACTATTACGATATAGATAAAATCTGTGATATAAGAGGTTTTCGTTATGTGTTCTTTTATCCTAACTAACCTAAGTCTGTTATACTTTATATATGTGTTCTAAACCTAACAATGCCCAATTGCTAGGCAAAggcctctctcataggagagaggaacTCCAGCCTTTATCTTCCACGTTGGACTGaacgaagttcttcggtaattcATTCGCCTTTAGGACTATTATGCTCTgcaacaatctgcctgctgaaatccgtagTAGTAATTTCCTTCCGATATGTAAGAGTCTGAAGGACTattgtatgtgtattatgtattaaaatctacttgtatatatatttatatatataactagatgTACCCTGTCACGCTTaactgtggcacattgtgattgaatggttgaaatgagaaacaaaataaagaatacatttatataagtttaattttttaatacttgtggatatacaatatgttttgtttttacactGCCTgctatatatcatgctaaaatttcagctcgatcggtgcagaactttttgagtttttgaagcgtacacaaaccaacataatatttttaatgttgtgaTGTTAATCCACATAATGTTGGTTTAATGTTAACCAACATAATGTGTTTAGatgtatatttgttaaaatgatgtatgtatttgtgtatttacattttggtataaCTCGTATGTACATATATTAGAACATGAAAACTTTATGttatgcgtgcaataaagtgcttcttcttcttctcttataGATAAGTCCTATAGCTGAGGGGTAGGTGAACTTTATACTAGTGTCAAAATATACTTCATGAACTCTATGTGAACATTTCCATGCGCTCATTTCATGTGCAGTTAAGATTTTAATAACATGGAGTACGGCTTTGggtttagaagttatactttggctgCGCCAAAAACAATACGCGTAAGAACATCGGGGTGTTTGTAGATTGCAATATAACTTAACTTTAAGAGACTACACGGACTAGAAAGTTCCCCCGGTAAGCATGCTACATCCCTTAGGTAAATgcatatgtcatcatcatcgaatcaacctattacctgtccacttcggggcacgggtctcctcccacaatgagaagaggttaaggctcTGAGGATTGTGGAtttaacacacctttgagaacattatggaaaatcGTCAGGTACGCAGGTTTTCTCAccatatttttcttcaccgttgaagaaaagTTGAAGGTTTCGaagcgtgccgggattcgaactcgcccctcccctaaagtgaagtcgaaattcTACCCACTGGTATACCAACGCTTAATGAGTATTTATACGTACCTAATCCGAAATTGAAAAACTTGTCATTAGGTAGGCTAGAGTTAGAGGTACAATCACCCGTATTTACGTACAATAACGTTGAAGTAAATGAGTTAAATTTATTTCCAGATATTGAAATATCTGGAAATAAATTTCCAGATATTGTGAGGTATTTGCGAACGGCTTGGGGGCGATTCGTTGGCGGTACACTGGGTATTTTTCTACGACCCGAGGCGGTGCCAGTGTTCATACGTGCACCGCCCTTGGCGTTCGAGCTCCGCGGGCCAGTGGAGCGTGTGCTGGAGCGATTGACGCGTGATGGTATCCTCACACCGGTCAAACATTCCGACTGGGCTGCGTAGATAGCAACCGTTGCCAAAATGGGAAATGGGCGGTTTTTTTCGGATATGTGCTGAATATAAATTCACGgtaactaaaaatattgtagTGGATCGTATCGCTACCTAAAAGTGGAAGATCTACTGGTTCGATTGCACGGAACGTCCcccgttttattaaatataagataatttaTCGCAGCCATATTGTCAATTTGAAATAGATGAGCGCTCGAAAGAATAAACACGGTGATTCATACTTATAAGGAGTTCAttaatagcctgtaacagtccactgctggactaatggcCTCTCTCAATGGGAGGCTGGGAGCGCACCACGCTCGGagggttggtgatcgtagtaAATTTCCAAACCTCCCAGCTTGAACGTAGATAGATAGAGTAGTGGTAGTCATGGCactgagaacgctgctgcccgttttcgttatattccctaagtcgcctggTACGTTGCCCACGGGTACATACGTGTCCAGACAAGGTCAAAGCTATCGTAAATACACTCGCGCCGACTAATGTTTCCGAATTAAGAGCATTCATCGGAATGATAACGTATATAACAAGTTCATAAAGAATGTGAGTGGTGGTGACAaccgtattctgatctgccgccgCCGCACGGCTAATGTAAATAAGGGGTTATATAGATATAGGTTGGTGTTTGGGCTATAGACGGGTCCAGGTATATACAGAGGTTAGATGTATTGCTTGGAGATCTTCCGCACTTATATGTCTTTTTATATTACATGATGTAATAACAGGTCGGTATACTAAAGAACATTCAAGTAATTTGCATTTGAGTCGGTATCTTATTTAGGACACGTTATCAGCAAGACAGACGTACATACGTGTCCAGACAAGGTCAAAGCTATCGTGTATACACTCGCGCCGACTAATGTTTCCGAATTAAGAGCATTCTTTGGAATGATTACGTATATAACAAGTTTATAAAGAATGTGAGTTCTATATTCGATATTCTATTTAATTTCCTAAAAACTGTGTTGCGTTCTCGAGAACAAAGGCAAGAAGTGTAACTAAGGAATTGCGCCAAACCTCTGCTACGTTTGGCTCGCCAATAGAAGTCACGACCGAAGAGGGCTCAACGTTTAGCACACATGGTGTGTTGTGTGTTTACATGGCGCTGCGGAGAAcactgtaaatttattaaatgccTTGTAACTCTTTCCCAACATTGTttcgaatataataaattagaaataatgttaaataagaTGCAACTTTACAggaatttttactaaaatatagaAACATCGTCTTTGCACCACTGGGGATAGCTCGCCGCCGTTTTACAACGTACGTTACGTTCGCGTTATGATTTTCTCCGTATTGAATACAGTAAAACCGACAAATTGCGTTTGCAGATAGTCCTAGAACTTCACGAGTTTAACTCCTGTGGCAATAGGGATAGGTAGTAAATAGGAACGGTAACTAATTCAGAAGGGTCTCAGTCTCTGGTAAACATCTTGAATGATCGGAAATAAAGATCATTGATCGTTTTTTATCCAGGCACGTAGATCGAATAAGCCACAGATTACGTATGTCAAATGTCTGCAAGAAACTATTAGCGTGATTTGGGGTAATACAGGCGAAGGAGTCTCGGCCGAAGCGACCAGTTCTGGTGAGCCTAGCTCGGAAATTATTGCGGGAGAGGTTGACGACGATATTACCACAGCGATTAGGTCTCCGTCCGAATATAGAACACTACAGACACTGACGCGCCAGAGAGGAAAATGAAAGCCGGTTATGATGTTCTCACCTTAGTTTAACATATAGGCAACATATAGGGGTTCAAATTAATCATAGTAATTATACACATGGTTTAGATTTAGCTATGCTAAACCTTGTGTTGCCTTAGGAAATAAGAAGGCAGATGTCATGTATGGaagttttatataagtttattagttTTCTTAGAGTGACGTGTGAGGTCTGTCTCGGAATAAATGTTATAAAGCAGCCTTTAATAATTCACCACTAAGCCAACAAGACAGTCAATATTCTAAATTAtcacaacaacaaaaaagattttaaacaaaagcttttaaattatctatacaTGCCTAATTTCAATAACATTCCGATAAACACTGCTCAGGCAATAAGTCAAATAGTTGATCATGTGACTACGcgtaaaatatgataaaatggTGCGAAGATGCAATTATCTAAGGTTTGTATTATTAATGTTAGATTGTTTATTTACGCAAATTAATCATAGTACTTTATTATATCATgttattttacttcatattCACTTATTAGGCCTTGTTTTACGATTATGGTTCTAATCTTACAACTGCGTAGGATGTTGAAAAActggtaggttttttttttatgtaattttgttttatgtaacgattcgtatgtagttatttgaatgtacttttataatagttttccaccacctatttgttctcgctcttgttgtcctaatcctgatgcctggcagagatcgtttctaagcgataaggccgccttttgtattctactgcAGTCTTAGTGTGTCTCTCTATTCgttctttattttcctaactgtgtagtgtagtggtgtacaaataaagagtttaaataaataaaataaatataccatcgGTGGCGTGCGCACTAATTTCGACCAGGGTGGCATAAATCAGAAAAATGGAATATCTAAAGGGAAAACTCCTCCTGTAcgagttaaaataaaacgaatagggtaggcagtgtttttttgtatgtatagaTTACACGCTACTGTAACCCATAATCTCGAACCTTTAAggataataatacaaaaagatTCAACATCTTTTTGCGTACACAGACGAATACGTACTTAATAAAAATCGCACTgcatataagtaatattaaaattgcacTGCATATATATTCatgaatatacatattaataaataaataataacaaataaatatactatgacaatacacacatcgccatctagccccaaagtaagcgtagcttgtgttatgggcactaagatagctgatgaatatttttttatgaatataatacacatgaatacttataatatacagataaacagccagacactgaaaaacattcatgttcatcacacaaaccgttgtaggaatcgaacccacgaccttgaactcagaaagcagggacgctgcccactgcgccactcggccgtcattttttttcatattatgtatactttatttaataatagatgTATACTAAGCTTATAAGTATAGTTAAAACACTATTTACGaagtagaaaaaatattagttaatatcTTGGCAAAAATCGCTATTCGCTAGCGATACGCCTGTTGCTTGCCCTTTTGCTTACTAGGCTAGTTAGTACCTAataatactttttcttttagtttgttttgttttagtatttcttttggtaaataattttctaaatgTGCGATCCTAAACAAATTtagactttttttatataattttaattatgagttataatatattattccatTTCCATATACACTTTTTACAGCATAATATTTCATCACTATCGGGTtgataattaaaagtttatggCCCAAATGCGTATTGgtagtctaccaatacgcatttcctcacgcctttaagaacatcatggagaacggTCAAGCATGCACacaatgtttttccttcaccgttaaagcaagttatattatattaaatacgtaaaacgcacataacttaaaacagTTAGAGTTATGTGCTGGGTTTACAACTCGGCCTCCTGAAACTAACGTCGTGTTGTGTAACTTTTATCTTCATATCCTTCCAATTGAAGTTTAATATATATCCTGGACTTAAATATCAACTAAGAAGGATGAACGTCGCATATAAAATGGATTGTTTTTCGTACTTCTTGTACAATCTAACTATATATGTATCTACTATTTCTTTTGCTAAATGGTCAGACGTTTTCCttcatgttaataaaatttggtatactactaaaaatattaatcgaaGAGTAGatgtaaaaatgtataatttttaaccttaacatgtaggtacctacattatttacttacatttcgGAGGCGTGTATATTGCTGGTGAGCGCTGCGACCTCTGGACCCAAGGGTTGCCAACCACTAAAGGCACAATCACGAATAACACGCCGAAACTAAACACAGCTTTAGGGTACATTTTGAGTTAATTGAACCAATAGCAATATCTTGTACCGTCTATCTTGTATTGCGTACAAGTTGCGTATGAGAACGCCGCACCCGGCGCCGGATATATATAGGGACTTGTTGATAAACAGCGGTCTTGTATTATTAGCGAAATTAGTATTAGACTCAGTTTATAGTGCAATCTTGTTTAGAAaaattctcttttatttttctactattaTACTCCGTTACTCTAGTGGTCCACATAGTCTTTTATTATCAGTGAAATTAATATTAGCCACGGTTCATATTGCAAATCTGTTTACTAAAAATGCTCTATTATTAATGACTGCCTCGTTTCTGGAGTGGTCAGGATTGTCTTGTATTATTCGCG
The sequence above is a segment of the Pararge aegeria chromosome Z, ilParAegt1.1, whole genome shotgun sequence genome. Coding sequences within it:
- the LOC120636653 gene encoding uncharacterized protein LOC120636653; this translates as MYPKAVFSFGVLFVIVPLVVGNPWVQRSQRSPAIYTPPKSFILEEACVRQGGLCQPKNECGELAQSQVDLCPLQKHLGVECCYEYK